GGCGGCGGACCAGGCCGAACGGCTCGGTGCGCCGCTGCGCGTGGTGTGCGCCGTGCCCCAGTACAGCGGGTCGCTGGCGTGGGTCCCCGCGCCGATGGACAGGGAAGCGCTGTTCGCGGACATCCGGGTCCAGCTGGAGGCAGGAGTGGCCTGGCTGAAGAGCCACTACCCCAAACTGACTGTGGAGACCCGGCTCGTGGACGGTTCCCCTGTTGAGGTGCTCGTGCAGGAAAGCCGGCACGTGGAACTCGTGGTGGTGGGAACGCGCGGCCACGGCGGATTCGCCGGGATGCTGCTGGGCTCGACGTCGGACGGCATTCTTCACCACGCCAAGGCGCCCGTGCTGGTGGTACCGGACAGGGAAGACCCGCGGCTCGCGGACCGTGCCAGCTTCGGTCCGATGCTCGGCGCAGCCTAGTCCGTCCGCTTAACACATTGGCTGGGCCCTGCCTGGTCCGCCCGGCAATACCGTCCCCAAATCAGGAGGCCAGTGGTGAACCAGACCAGCATCCCAGCAGGGTCCCAGGACGGGCTGGTGCTGGGCCTGGAGCTGATCAACGCCGGCATGCTGGCCCGCGTGGGCGGCAAGGCTGCCAACCTCGGGGAGACCACCGGTGCCGGACTTCCCGTCCCGCCCGGGTTCTGCCTAACCACGGACGCGTACCGTCGGGCTGTTGTCCCCGCGGGGCTGGAGGACGTGCACCGCGGCTTGGCGGCCACAGGGTCCGGTGACCTCCAGGCCTTGGCGGACCTCGCCGCCCGCGCCCGTGAGCTCATCCTCGGCGTGGACATTCCGGCGGAGATTGCCGACGCCGTCCGGACGTCCTATGCGGCGCTGGGGACCGACGTTCCGGTCGCCGTGAGGTCCTCGGCAACGGCCGAGGACCTTCCGTTCGCAAGCTTTGCCGGCCAGCAGGACACTTACCTCAATGTTGTGGGCGGGGACGCCGTGCTGGCGGCTGTCCGGCAGTGCTGGGCCTCGCTGTGGACCGACCGGGCGGTGGCCTACCGGGCCACGCACGGCATCAGCCCTGCAACGGTGGCGCTCGCGGTAGTGGTCCAGCGCATGGTGGATGCCTCCGTGGCCGGGGTCCTGTTCACGGCGAACCCGGTGACCGGAAGACGCCGCGAGGCCGTGATCGATGCCAGCCCGGGGCTGGGCGAGGCAGTGGTTTCCGGTGCGGTGAACCCGGACCACTTCGTGGTGGACGCAGCCACCAACGAGATCCTGGAGCGCCGGCCGGGGGACAAACGCATCGCCATCCGGCCGCTGCCTGGCGGAGGCACCGAGCGGATCAGCCTCGCCGCGGATTCCGCCCCGTCCCTAAGCGACGCCCAGATCAGGGAACTGACGGCGCTGGGCAGCCGTGTGGAGCGGCATTACGGGGCGCCGCAGGACATTGAATGGGCCATCGACGGCGCGGACAAGCTCTGGCTGACGCAGTCCCGTCCCATCACCACGCTGTACCCCTGCCGGACGTCCGTCCGGACCTGCCGGCACCGGAGGGGACTCGCCTCTACCTGTGTTTCAGCCTGGCCCAAGGACTCACGCGCCCCCTCACCCCGATGGGCATGGCCGGATTCCGCCTGATCGCATCCTCGGCGGCCCGCGCAGCAGGTTTCGACGTTCCGGATCCCCGCAACGGACCGGCCCCGTACCGGCAGGCAGGGCTGCGCCTCTTCTTCGACCTCACAGCGGTTATCCGCAGCAGTGTGGGCCGCGCCTTTGTACCCCGTGTCTTCGACGTTATGGAAGCCAGGTCTGCCGCGGTGCTCCGCGGGCTGTTTGACGACCCCAGGTTCACCGTCACCAACAGGTCCCCGTGGCGGGTCCTGAAGCACGTGGGTCCGGTGGCGGCGAAGGCCAGGGTGCCGGAGTCCTTGCTGCGTGCGCTGATCCGCCCGGAAGCGGCGCTCCGCAGGGCGGACGGAATCGGCGAACAGCTCAGGGCTGCCCTCGTGGTTCCAGCCAACGCCACACCGGCGGAGCGGCTGAACCACGCAGAACGTGTGCTCGGCGGCGAGCTCTTCCGGATCGTGCCCGGCGTGCTACCGCTGCCGGCGCTGGGGTTTGCTTTGCTGGCGGTCGCCGGGAAGCTGGCCGGGAGGAGCCCCGAATCCGGTGCCCTGCAGGCTGTGCTGCGCGGGCTCCCCAACAACGTGACCACGGAGATGGACCTTGCACTGTGGCAGCTGGCCACGGACATCCGCACCGAGCCTGCCGCCGTCGCAGTATTTGAGGAGTCGTCGCCGCCGGAACTGGCGCGGCGCTACCGCGCCGGTGAGCTGCCCGCCGTCGTGCAGTCCGGGCTGGCCGGATTCCTGGCACGGTACGGCCACAGGGCCGTCGCTGAAATCGACCTCGGCTTGCCCCGCTGGTCCGAGGACTCCGGGCACATCCTCGGAGTCCTCGCGAACTACCTCAAACTCGACGATCCGGCCCTCGCACCTGACAGGCAGTTCGCCAAGGCTGCCCGCGAGGCGGACGCCCAGATCGAACGGCTTGTGGCCAGGGCGGGGGAGAAGGGCGGGCCGATGGGCAGGCTGCGCGCCCGGCTGGTGAGGGGCGCGCTGAAGCGGACCCGCATGTTTGCCGGCCTGCGCGAACTGCCGAAATACCACCTTGTGGAGGGCCTGGCCTTCGTGCGGCAACAGCTTTCGGCAGTGGGGGCGGAGCTCGCCGCGGCCGGCCGCATCACCGACGCCGATGACATCTTCTTCCTGGACTTCGCCGAAGCCCACCGCGGCCTGGCCGGTGCGGCGCTCCACGGGATCGTGGCCGAGCGCCGGGAGTCCTACGACGCCGAACTGGGCCGCCGCCGCATTCCCCGGGTGCTGCTTTCGGACGGAACGGAACCTGAAGCGCTGCAGCCCCGCGGAGGTACAGCGGCGGAAGCAGCCGCCGGCCTGCTGTCCGGAACGCCGGCGTCGTCCGGCACCGCCACCGCGAAGGCCCGTGTCATTCTCGACCCGCAGGGTGCGCAGCTGGAGCCGGGCGAAATCCTCGTGGCACCCTCAACGGATCCGGGCTGGACGCCATTGTTCCTCACCGCCGGCGGGCTCGTGATGGAGATGGGCGGCCCAAACTCCCATGGGGCAGTCGTGGCCCGCGAGTACGGCATTCCCGCCGTCGTCGGCGTCCCCGACGCTACTGTGGCCATCAGTACCGGTGAGGTTATTACGGTCGATGGCGGGGCCGGCACCGTCACGCCCGCCAAAGGCTGAAGGACTGCCGGGACGGCTACCTGAAAGGCCTCCGGCGTGCTCCCCAAAGGGGGTGTACCGCGGGTGCCCGAGGCGTACTCTGGAATCAATAAGCTGCATTGTTGGAGCGGAGTGTTGTCATGACCAGAAAATGGCTGCGGTGGATGCCCGCCGTGGCCGTCCCCGCCGTTATTGCCGCCGCCGCGTTGGCCGGGTCCGTGCCCGCCAGCGCAGGGGACCCGTTGCCCGCCAAGAGCCCCGCAGAGGTTCTGGCGCTGGTGGCGCACCACTCTGCCCCGTCCCTTTCCGGGACGCTGGAGCAGACATCCCAGATCGGCCTACCCGAGGTCCCGAACGCCGGCCCCACGTCAAGCAGCGGCGCAGCAGCCGCGCTGGAGCTCCTGGGCGGCCCGCACACGGCCCGGGTGTTCCTGGACGGAACCAGCAAGATGCGCATCCAGGTGCTGGACCGCCTCGCGGAGCGCAATGCCGTGCGGAACGGTGACCAGGTGTGGCTGTATAACTCCAAGGACAACACCGCCACCCATCTGACGCTCCCTTCAGACCCCGGGCAACACATGAGTTCCGGCCAGAACAAGCATCTGGAAACCGGAACCGACGGTGTGATGCCCACGCCGGAGGACCTGGCCGCACGTCTGCTTGCCGCCGCTGACCCTACTACTGAAATTGCGGTCCTCCCGGAGGTCAACGTTGCTGGCCGGGCCGCCTACAACCTGATGATCACGCCGCGGACGGAGGGCACGTTGATCGGCTCTGTGGCCATTGCGGTTGATGGCCAGAGCGGCCTGCCGCTCAGCGTCGAACTGAAGGCCCGCGGACAGGCAGAGCCGGCCTTCAGGCTGGCGTTCACTAGCCTGTCGCTCGAGGCGCCGGACGCTTCCCTGTTCGCGTTCAGCCCGCCGCCGGGCGCCATGGTGAAGGAAGCGGAAGTCCCCGCCCACGGCACGGGACACCTGCCGGGACGCGTGCCCGACCCTAGCACGGAAAGTGGCATTGTGCCGGACACTACGGTTCCTGAGGCTACCGTTCCCGAAGCAGTCGCTCCTGACGCAGTGGTTCCCAACGCAGTGGTTCCTGACGCAGTGGTTCCCAACGCAGTGGTTCCTGACGCAGTGGTTCCTGGTCACCGGGATCCGAATGGCGGGCTCCCGCGGCCTACGGTTACCGGAAGCGGATGGGAGAGCGTGGTGGAAATCCCCGCCAGCCCGGCCACCGCGGAAGCTGGCGCCATGCTGTCCAGTGATCCGCTGCTGCAACAGGCCGCACTTGCGGTGCCAGGCGGACGGTTGTTCAGCACCGCCGTCGTGAATGTCCTGTTTACCGATGATGGCCGCGTCTTCGCCGGCTCTGTGCCCGCGGAGCGCCTGCTTACCGCTGCTGCCGCGCGGTGACAGCCGCCGGCCGAACCGCCCACCTTGCCGTAGGCGACCTTGCCATAGAAACGCGCGGCCTCAGCAAACGGTTCGGCCACCAGCTGGCGGTGGACGGCGTCGACCTGACCGTTCCGAGGGGATCCGTCTTTGGCTTCCTGGGGCCGAACGGCTCCGGCAAAACCACCACCATCCGCATGATGCTGGGCCTTGCCGGTGCCACGGAAGGTTCCGTGCGGGTGCTGGGCCTGGAGATGCCGGACCGTTTCCACGAGGTCCTGCCGCGGGTGGGCGCCCTGGTGGAAGGCCCGGCGTTCTACCCGTTCCTGTCCGGGCCGGCCAATCTTCGGCGCCTCGATGCGGCCGACCCCTATGCTGCGGCTTCCACGCGCGGGGCCCGGGTGGCATCCGCCCTGGAGCGGGTGGGCCTCACGCACGCCGCCGGGAAGAAGGTCCGCGCGTATTCGCTGGGCATGAAGCAGCGCCTGGGCATCGCCAACGCGCTGCTCTCGCCCCGGGACCTGCTGGTCCTCGACGAACCAACCAACGGGCTGGACCCGCAGGGCACCCGCGAAGTCCGCTCCCTGGTCCGCTCGCTCGCGGCCGACGGTGCCACGGTTTTCGTCTCCAGCCACCTTCTGGCCGAAGTGGAACAGATCTGCACGCACGCGGCCGTGATGAGCGCAGGGCGGCTGGTGGCGCAGGGAACGCTCCCTGAGTTGCGCGACGCGGGCAACGCCCGGATCCGCCTCGTAACGCCCGACGCCGGCCTGGCCGAGGGCGTCTTCGCCACGTTGGGCATGACTCCTGTGGGAGGCCGGAACAACGGCGCGCTGCTGTTCGCGGCCTCAGGGACCGGCGCCGGCGCCGGAGCCGCAGCCGTTCCTGCAACCGCCGGTGGCGCGATTACCGGTCCCGCAGCTGCCGGCCCCGCAACGGCCGCCGGTGGCGTCCCAAGCGGCGGTGAAGTGGAACCGGAAGCCGTGGTGGCTGCCCTGGTCGCTGCCGGGGTGCGGGTCCGCGGCTTTGCGGTGGAACAGGGCAGCCTCGAAGACCGCTTTGTGGCGCTGACGGGGGAGGGGTTCGACATTGCCCAATAGAGATGTCGCGGCTGCAGCGGTGGACGGCACCCGCGCTGCCGCAGATGACACCGGAGCGGAGCCAGCGGCGGGCAGAGCCTCCTCCGGATGGCCGCTGCTGGCGTCGGAGCTGACTGTCCTTTTCCGCCGGCGCCGCACGTGGGCGATGCTGTTGGCGCTCGCAGCCGTGCCGGTGCTGATGGCCGTCGCCGTGCGGCTCTCCTCGGCTGTGCCTCCAGGCCGTGGCCCGGCGTTCCTCGACAGGATCACCCAGAACGGGCTCTTTGTGGGTGTCACGGCGATGCTGGTCTGCGTGCCGCTGTTCCTGCCGCTTACGGTGGGCGTCGTGGCAGGAGACACGATTGCCGGCGAGGCGGGACTGGGGACGCTGCGTTATCTTCTGCTTGCACCGGCCGGCAGGGTGCGCCTTTTGCTGGTCAAATATGCGGGTGCAGCCGCCTTCTGCGTGGTGGCCCCGCTCGTTGTGGCGCTGGCCGGTGCCGGCATCGGTGCGGTGCTGTTCCCGGTGGGTCCAGTGACACTGCTGTCCGGGGATGTGATCACGCCGGCGGAAGCGGTGGTGCGGCTGCTGCTCGTGGCCGCGTATCTGACCGTGTCGCTGCTGGGGCTCTCTGCCGTCGGGCTGTTCCTCTCCACCTTGACGGATGTGCCGGTGGGGGCCATGGCGGCCACCATTGTGGCGTCGGTGGTGTCCCAGGTGCTGGGTGAGCTGCCCCAGCTGGAGTGGCTGCACCCGTGGCTGTTCAGCCACTACTGGTTCGGTTTCGCCGACTTGCTCCGCCAGCCGATTGCCTGGGATTCCTTCGGCAGCAATGCCCTGCTGCAGGCCGGATACATCGCCGCCTTCGGCGCGCTCGCCTACGGCCGGTTCGTCACTAAGGACATCTTGTCCTAGGCGTTGTCCTGGACGCCGGCGGCCTGATCAAATCGGAGGACTCAGTACCGGGCGACGACGGGGTGGAGCTGCATTCCGGCCATCCAGGCCAGATCCGTCACCGTGATGCCGTCCTCCGGGTTGAGGGCCTGGACCACGCGCCCGCCGCCAAGGTAGATCGCCACGTGGTAGAAATCGGGGGCCGATCCCCAGACCAGGAGGTCACCGGGCTGCGCCTGGGAGAGCGGCACGTGCACGGGCGCTTGGGCGTACTGCTGGGCCGCCGTTCGGGGGAGGTACTTGCCGGCTGCTGCGAATGCGTTCTGCACCAGGCCTGAACAGTCGAAACCGAGCGGGCCAGAGCCGCCGTACTTGTAGAAGTAGGGGGAGCCTACCTTGCCCAGTGCCACCGAGATGGCGGTCTGGTTTGAGCCACCGGGCGACGGCGCGGGAACAGGGGCGGGTGCCGGAGCCGGGACGGCCGGTGCAGGGGTGACCGGTTCGGGCTGGGAGGGAGCAGCCGGCTGGGGTGCGGGCGCTGCGGGAGCAGGAGGAGCCGGCGCTGCGGGAGCAGGAGGAGCCGGCGCTGCGGGAGCAGGAGGAGCCGGCGCTGCGGGAGCAGGAGGAGCCGGCGCGGCCGGACCTGGTGCCGCCGGTGCCTGCGGCTGCTGTGCCGCAGGCCGGCCCTGGGGCACAGCGGCCTGCACCTCGGTCTGGGAGGTGGTCTGGGAGGTGGCCTGCGCGGCGGCCGCAGCGGTTACGGCAGCAAGACGCTCCTGGGCACGTTGACGGTCCAAGGCGTCCACCCGGGCTGATTCAAGGGCCACGGTGGTGTTCTTGAGGTTTGCGAGCTGGTCCACCAGCACGGTCCGCTGGGACTTGGCCTCGGACACGGCCTTCACCTGGGCCGCATTGGCGCGTTCGGCGTCCGCCTTCCGGTCTTCCGCGGCCCGGGCGGCGTCATCGGCGGCGTGGTTGGCATCCTCCGCCGCGGCGGTCAAGGACTTGGCCGCCGAGGCGGCATTCTCGGCCGCTTCGAAAGCCCGGCTGCGGCTGGCGGAGATGGCTTCAAGGGTGGCAGCCTGCTCCAGGACTTCGCCCTTACCGCTGACAAAAGTGGTGAGGGTAGGGTTGAGCCCGCCGTTCCGGTACAGGTCCCCGGCGAGCTGTCCCACCTGCTTTCGGGTCTTGGCCTGCTCCGCCTCGGCTGATGCCGCCTTCGCGGACGCCAGCGTGGCCGCGTCCCGGCGGATCTCGAGGGTTACCAGGGCGTCACCGTAGGCGTTGTTGGCCTGCATAGCCGCGGCGAAGCTGGCTTCCTGGGCAGCGGCGGCGTCCGCCAGGATGCGATCGATCCGGGCGACCTGGTCCGCCGTCGCACTTTCACTGGCCTTGGCTGCCGCAATCTCTTCGGGAGACGGAATCTCCGGTGACGCCGGAACGCTCACGGCGGGCATCGCTGCGCCCGGAAGCGGTGCGGCCTGAGCCGGCAGGGTGAGGGATCCGAGGAGTACGACGGCGGTGCACAGCACAGCCGCTTTGCGGCCGGATCCAGTCAAACCCATCAAGTAACCTCGCAGCAGTCAGGCTGGAATGAGCGAGGAGTTTGAACTATTCACCCGTGGTTTCACAAGTAGATGCCCCGCTGCGGATGACCCAGCACACCCGAGGCTACGTGGCCAGCAGCAACTTTGGCAACACTGGTCACACCAATAACATAAACAACAACGATGTTATTTGGTCACATTGGTGTTCGGCGTGTCGGCAAAGGATTTGAACAAGTAGTCGCCACGCTAGCGGCCGTATTGACGCCGGATCTAGCCTGATCGGGACTGGGACGTGTTCACTTCGGGCAGGGGGATTCCTCGTGCAACTTCGTCGGTGGCGACAGCATTCCGCCCGCCCGCGGCGTGGAGGGGCGCGCGCCGCGGCCCTGCTGGCAGTGATCCTGATGGCGGTCAGTGTGCCTGGACCCCTCGCGGCCTCCCCGTCCGGCTACTGGGTGTCGGCGTCCTTCCCGGCTGCAGGTAAGAGCCGCTTCATACCGTCACTGGCAGTCGATCAGTCCGGCTCCAGGATCTACGTCTCGCACTCCTTGATCGGGAACCCCGGCAACGTAACAGTCCAGGATCCATCCACGGGCGCTGTCCAAGCCACCATTCCGGGAACAATGGGCACCGCCGGAGTGGTACTCAGTCATGACGGAGCGAGGCTCTACATCGCCAACAGTGGCATTACCGGGAGGCCACGCAATCCCGGGACAGCTGGCGTTATCCAGGTCGTGGACACCCGGTCCAACGCGGTCACCGCAAGCATTGAGACTGATCAGGGCGCTGCGCACCTGGCGCTATCACCGGACGGGCGCGCCCTCTACGGCACCATGTACCAGGGGCATAACGTCGCGTTCATCGATACGGCATCAAACGCTATTACCGCCAAAGTCCCCGTCCCCGGTTATCGGGGCAGTGTTGCTGTGAGCCCGGACGGCAGCACACTCTACATCGCGGACGCCGTTTCGGTTGCCATCTTTGTGGTCTCTGTCGGGGAGAAAGCGGTGGTGGAAACCATTGAAACGGGGCTTGGGGCTCTCTGCGGGGCACTCGATGGACTGGTCCTGAACCCCTCCGGCACGCAGTTGTTCGTGACTGGATGTGCAACCCCGGAGGGCGTAAATCCGACGGGCCTTATTATTCTGGATACCGCCACGCGCGCTCAGCACGCTGTCCCGCTCGATGGTCATGCCGCTGACGTCGCCTTTAGCCCGGACGGGCGCAAGGCCTACGTCACCGTCAGCGGGGGATACGGCCATGTCTCGGTCATAGACACGTCCACCAGATCCGTCGCAGCGACATTCCCGGTGGGGGAAGCGCCCCAAGGCGTCGTCGCCACCGGCGACGGCTCAGCCCTCTTCATCGTCCACGCGGGTTCGGAAGTTTCGCGGGTCGACCTGACAGGAAACGGGCGGCAGGCTTTCGCCGACGTCCCCGCCGGTGCCCCGTTCTTCCACGAGGTCAGTTGGCTCGGGAACTCGCGGATCAGTACCGGCTATCCCGACGGCTCGTTCCGCCCACTGGAATCTGTTCAGAGGGATGCAATGGCCGCCTTCCTCTTCCGGAAGGCAGGATCTCCCGCCTCGTTCGTTCCGCCTGCTGTCTCGCCCTTCAGGGACCTAAGCCCTGGGGACATGTTCTACAAGGAGATCACCTGGCTGGCCTCGCAGGGCATCACCACCGGCTACGACGACGGCACCTTCCGGCCCCGGACCGCGGTTTCACGTGAAGCCATGGCTGCGTTCCTCTACCGGTACGCCACAGTATTGGCCGGGGCACCCACCTATACCGCGCCGTCCACCGCGCCGTTTAGCGACGTCCGACCCGGTGACGCCTTTCACAGGGAGGTGAGCTGGGCCGCTGCCGCAGGAATTACCACCGGCTATCCAGACGGCAGCTACCGCCCCGGCGCCCCGGTTTCGCGGGAAGCCATGGCTGCGTTCCTCTACCGGCTCACCAACCCGGACAAACCCATGCCGCGTTAGCCGCGCAGGCCGGATCCGGTCAAACAACAAAAAAGGCCATTTGGCCACCTTGCGGTGCGGCGTGTCTGTCGCACAGCGGATCGCGCTTATGGCAAGCGCTGCTCAGCGCTCGCCGAGAAGGGTGATGATCTCCGACACCGGCCCTGTCTGCCCCAACGCGGGGAAAACGCGGGTGGCGCTGTTGTCATGGGCATGCGGGTTTGGATCTGTGATCGCATCAAGCGCCAGCACCACGTTGAAGCCGAGGTCGTACGCGTCGCGGGCCGTGGACTCAACGCCGAAGCTGGTCGCCATCCCCGCGAGCACCACCTGGGTTACACCACCCTCCGTCAGCAGGACGGCCAGGCCGGTGCCGGCGAACGCGCTCCAGGTTCGACGCGTGAGGGTGACGTCGTCGGGCTGCTGGTCGAGTTCGGGCAAGAGTTGTTTCCACTCGGGCGGGAAATCACGCGCACCCTCGCTGTACTCCGTGCGACCTGCCGGCGTTCCGTCGACGTTGGCGAGCACCACCAGGAGTCTTCGGCGGCGGAAGGCAGCAAGCAGTTCGCGGGCCCTGGCTACGACTTCCCCGGCAGGGTGCGCGGTGGGGTTGGCGACGGTGCCGACTTGCAGGTCGATAACGATCAGGGCGGCCTGTTCGTCAAGCGCACTTATGGACATGGAGGTTCTCCCTGGTGTTGCGGTTTGTCGGGACTTCCCGTGGCGCGGCCAAACCCCACTGTGACCTGTTCAAACAGACCGTTGGTAAGCGGTCGTGGGCATTAGGGAAATGTCACGATGACCTTGTCGGCCGCTCCCGGCGTGCTGGCTGTGATTAGCGCCTGTTCGACGTCCGCAAACGGGAATCGGTCGCTGATTATGGGCGCATAGCGCTCCCAGTTCTCGATGATGTCGTCGGTAACCTGGAAGATCTCGGTCGGATATCCGCTTGCCATCACGATGGTGAGTTCGGTGCTTAGGATGCCCCCAAAGTCGACTTCGATCGGCTTCTTGTGCACTGCGACGATGCCGAGCGTTGCGCCGTGCTTGGCGGTCTTGAGCACGGTTTCGATCACCGAGGGCGCTCCGGC
This genomic window from Arthrobacter sp. 24S4-2 contains:
- a CDS encoding PEP/pyruvate-binding domain-containing protein gives rise to the protein MNQTSIPAGSQDGLVLGLELINAGMLARVGGKAANLGETTGAGLPVPPGFCLTTDAYRRAVVPAGLEDVHRGLAATGSGDLQALADLAARARELILGVDIPAEIADAVRTSYAALGTDVPVAVRSSATAEDLPFASFAGQQDTYLNVVGGDAVLAAVRQCWASLWTDRAVAYRATHGISPATVALAVVVQRMVDASVAGVLFTANPVTGRRREAVIDASPGLGEAVVSGAVNPDHFVVDAATNEILERRPGDKRIAIRPLPGGGTERISLAADSAPSLSDAQIRELTALGSRVERHYGAPQDIEWAIDGADKLWLTQSRPITTLYPCRTSVRTCRHRRGLASTCVSAWPKDSRAPSPRWAWPDSA
- a CDS encoding PEP-utilizing enzyme → MAGFRLIASSAARAAGFDVPDPRNGPAPYRQAGLRLFFDLTAVIRSSVGRAFVPRVFDVMEARSAAVLRGLFDDPRFTVTNRSPWRVLKHVGPVAAKARVPESLLRALIRPEAALRRADGIGEQLRAALVVPANATPAERLNHAERVLGGELFRIVPGVLPLPALGFALLAVAGKLAGRSPESGALQAVLRGLPNNVTTEMDLALWQLATDIRTEPAAVAVFEESSPPELARRYRAGELPAVVQSGLAGFLARYGHRAVAEIDLGLPRWSEDSGHILGVLANYLKLDDPALAPDRQFAKAAREADAQIERLVARAGEKGGPMGRLRARLVRGALKRTRMFAGLRELPKYHLVEGLAFVRQQLSAVGAELAAAGRITDADDIFFLDFAEAHRGLAGAALHGIVAERRESYDAELGRRRIPRVLLSDGTEPEALQPRGGTAAEAAAGLLSGTPASSGTATAKARVILDPQGAQLEPGEILVAPSTDPGWTPLFLTAGGLVMEMGGPNSHGAVVAREYGIPAVVGVPDATVAISTGEVITVDGGAGTVTPAKG
- a CDS encoding ABC transporter ATP-binding protein, whose product is MTAAGRTAHLAVGDLAIETRGLSKRFGHQLAVDGVDLTVPRGSVFGFLGPNGSGKTTTIRMMLGLAGATEGSVRVLGLEMPDRFHEVLPRVGALVEGPAFYPFLSGPANLRRLDAADPYAAASTRGARVASALERVGLTHAAGKKVRAYSLGMKQRLGIANALLSPRDLLVLDEPTNGLDPQGTREVRSLVRSLAADGATVFVSSHLLAEVEQICTHAAVMSAGRLVAQGTLPELRDAGNARIRLVTPDAGLAEGVFATLGMTPVGGRNNGALLFAASGTGAGAGAAAVPATAGGAITGPAAAGPATAAGGVPSGGEVEPEAVVAALVAAGVRVRGFAVEQGSLEDRFVALTGEGFDIAQ
- a CDS encoding ABC transporter permease, producing the protein MPNRDVAAAAVDGTRAAADDTGAEPAAGRASSGWPLLASELTVLFRRRRTWAMLLALAAVPVLMAVAVRLSSAVPPGRGPAFLDRITQNGLFVGVTAMLVCVPLFLPLTVGVVAGDTIAGEAGLGTLRYLLLAPAGRVRLLLVKYAGAAAFCVVAPLVVALAGAGIGAVLFPVGPVTLLSGDVITPAEAVVRLLLVAAYLTVSLLGLSAVGLFLSTLTDVPVGAMAATIVASVVSQVLGELPQLEWLHPWLFSHYWFGFADLLRQPIAWDSFGSNALLQAGYIAAFGALAYGRFVTKDILS
- a CDS encoding C40 family peptidase, whose product is MGLTGSGRKAAVLCTAVVLLGSLTLPAQAAPLPGAAMPAVSVPASPEIPSPEEIAAAKASESATADQVARIDRILADAAAAQEASFAAAMQANNAYGDALVTLEIRRDAATLASAKAASAEAEQAKTRKQVGQLAGDLYRNGGLNPTLTTFVSGKGEVLEQAATLEAISASRSRAFEAAENAASAAKSLTAAAEDANHAADDAARAAEDRKADAERANAAQVKAVSEAKSQRTVLVDQLANLKNTTVALESARVDALDRQRAQERLAAVTAAAAAQATSQTTSQTEVQAAVPQGRPAAQQPQAPAAPGPAAPAPPAPAAPAPPAPAAPAPPAPAAPAPPAPAAPAPQPAAPSQPEPVTPAPAVPAPAPAPVPAPSPGGSNQTAISVALGKVGSPYFYKYGGSGPLGFDCSGLVQNAFAAAGKYLPRTAAQQYAQAPVHVPLSQAQPGDLLVWGSAPDFYHVAIYLGGGRVVQALNPEDGITVTDLAWMAGMQLHPVVARY
- a CDS encoding S-layer homology domain-containing protein — its product is MPGPLAASPSGYWVSASFPAAGKSRFIPSLAVDQSGSRIYVSHSLIGNPGNVTVQDPSTGAVQATIPGTMGTAGVVLSHDGARLYIANSGITGRPRNPGTAGVIQVVDTRSNAVTASIETDQGAAHLALSPDGRALYGTMYQGHNVAFIDTASNAITAKVPVPGYRGSVAVSPDGSTLYIADAVSVAIFVVSVGEKAVVETIETGLGALCGALDGLVLNPSGTQLFVTGCATPEGVNPTGLIILDTATRAQHAVPLDGHAADVAFSPDGRKAYVTVSGGYGHVSVIDTSTRSVAATFPVGEAPQGVVATGDGSALFIVHAGSEVSRVDLTGNGRQAFADVPAGAPFFHEVSWLGNSRISTGYPDGSFRPLESVQRDAMAAFLFRKAGSPASFVPPAVSPFRDLSPGDMFYKEITWLASQGITTGYDDGTFRPRTAVSREAMAAFLYRYATVLAGAPTYTAPSTAPFSDVRPGDAFHREVSWAAAAGITTGYPDGSYRPGAPVSREAMAAFLYRLTNPDKPMPR
- a CDS encoding isochorismatase family cysteine hydrolase, yielding MSISALDEQAALIVIDLQVGTVANPTAHPAGEVVARARELLAAFRRRRLLVVLANVDGTPAGRTEYSEGARDFPPEWKQLLPELDQQPDDVTLTRRTWSAFAGTGLAVLLTEGGVTQVVLAGMATSFGVESTARDAYDLGFNVVLALDAITDPNPHAHDNSATRVFPALGQTGPVSEIITLLGER